The DNA window TTCTCACACCCTGAGGTCATCAGATGCTTCTTTTCTTGTTGTTCTGAGGTCTAGATTAATTCACAAAGGTGATGGAGACCTCCTTGCAGTGACggactcaggatgtttgaagggccggggcgaaaaggaaaaaagggcacctactgcatgacatggggacaagagggcagccaaaagggcacatccgCTCGTTTTCATCCAATAGGGCACATCGTCTTGTTTTGATCAgtcaagagggcagccaaaagggcacgTCCGCTCATTTTCATGATTCAAGAAGGCAGCTGATAGGGCACATCCTCTCATTTTTGCCACTCGAGAGAGCACTTTAGCGCGGCGTTTTCAACCGAGGCAGCTACTTTACTTTGTCTTTTATTCTGCACTgtactttgtaactgtgttttgaaaggtgctatataaatgaagTTTTTAgtatcataattattattattgttataactgtgtacgcacaaaacgaggcctgagaGAGGCTTATGTCACTTCCAGCGCAAACGTTGTGATGTATGAAAACaaacttgatgggagaaactttgacccatgcacataaacattttggagatggtgaggtggaagcctgattgtagaaactgtcgAATATTTTTTGATGTgcaccatttttggcttttgtttgtaCGTACATTTTAGTATGGATCCcacacattgttttataaatgagactccaGGTCACGTCTCTGCTCAGTACCACACACACTATAAAATGCTGTTGttcatgtcatttttatttgttataattTAAGAggagaatttaatttaaaaaaaaccctatgtGATCGTACAACTAAGAAGAGTCTGTATATTTCAGTTcaaatcaattttaaaaaatatataccaaaaagatatttttggcagATATATAGATGAGGGAAGGTTGTGTTAGGGGagtacatatttattttgtaacacaGGGTGGTACTGGGATTGTAAATAAACTGGGTttattactcatttatttaattgGGTGGTAAATAGACTGGGGATAGTTGTATATTATTAGTAAATACatttgggaatttgttgaaatTATATTTGAGTTAAAAGAGGAAACATAAGAAAGGGGTAGAGACATGTAAGTTTAACTTCTGCCAACTTCTTTTTGGACAGTGctatctttgtcttgtttgttttttagtagGGATAgactgatatggattttttagggccaaTGCCgataccgttttttttttccatcacccttagccgatgaccgattatggactgccgattttcttgagccaaTATTTGGGGctgatactgcttttgctccctcaatttacataaaaaaatgacacaatgataacaaatattacagatctcaagtttaaaataagaaacatttattgaacagtaaaaaatactaaaacaagatggaaagttgaggtagaacaggtagattattattattattattattattattatacattcaaataaaaaaagagttcactgctcttaaatcttccagtaatgtctttataaaataaacaaatatttaagctgaagcataaataaaacaacaactactgtacacagtaggattcaacagcttcgttcaacttaaccacatactttcaaatgaaaaaaagtgccagggaaaaataaatccgcaaACCCACAcgcgtatcggccgatgcccatacaaataaaaaactcaaatatcggcccgatatatcggccggccgatgtatccGTCTATCCTTATTTTttagtatgttttttttgtttttttggttcgCAAtataatcattcattcattcataacataaacaatatatttttatgctctctgtgtctccagGTGAAGCAAAAACCATCAAGGATCAAACCAGCAGCAAAGACGTCAGAATTTCTGCAGTAAAAGCAGGAGGTGGAAACAAGAACACTCTCCATGTACGTTGTTCTCATTAGTCTCACTGTTTCTTCATCTTATAATGTGGTAATGGCAGAGCAGGAAATAAAGTTGTGCAACTGTTTCTACTTTTGTCTTCAGCATTCTTCTGCCCAGAACTTTGACAACATGCTCAGAGACAGCGgatcatttattgtttttgaaaacagCAAGAGTTTCATGGACAACAAAGAAATCTTTGCCGGTACTTTGCAGTTTGATGCACTGATTTTAACAGAGTGatacactgtgtgtttgtgttctaaCTCAGTCATCTGTGTTTACAGCTGTTATTGCAGGAAGTGTAACAGGGGTGGCTCTTGCTGTTGCACTGGCAGCACTATTAATCTACACGTGGCAGAAGAAAGATAATGGAGGATATGTTCTGGGCAAGCAGAGGGCTTCACACGAAGATTATCACAGATCCAACAGGGAAGGAGTTATTGTTTAATTAAGCACCAATGTTTGTGTTctaaggcagtggttcccaactggtgggttgcggtccaaaagtgggtcgcaggtccattctgaatacACCTCAAGTGACTCGTGAACACACTTTATATTGAAGTatagtgaatttctggcacagagcttttatttcaaagcgccatttcctgctgtagagtgagtgactaacagacagctacatgacagagacagcaaactagctcgatgacacacaacacaagtatgacactggatatatttaactgtgtggaccttgaactaatgactaaggtgaaatctggaccagttgggaaccactgttctaagGTGATGCTGCCAGGCCGTTGTAGAAATTACACTTAtgctggatttatacttgtgcgtcagctctatgcagaacCTATGCTGTAGCATTTACATTTGCGCAGTGGCATTTCTGTCAccctgcagttacacctccaaaacacgtTGGCGGCGATTTGTGTACTTTACTATAACtcgcaggattcacagacaaagcacatttctggacacattttccccacaaatacaacatgctaatgtttttagcacaagcctatggcattttgcattgtatatattagcctagtgactagcaacttttcctctactcatatgaaaccagggacaacagcaacatttaacaaaggtaacattacaaaatttggctccattacaactcacaaggtgcagcaacaaaacaactgtcttatactaaacatgttttccaaacaaatacaacatgctaacattattagcacaagcctatggcattttacattatataaattagcctagccactaacagagatttcctctgctcatatgaagccagcataaatcacacactacatttaaaatgccatttttgtggaggctttattgtcttcacaatttattgtttcttatctgaaattaaagtaagggaaatggtttcagcttacaaaaatagacaggaggtctgtgttgccACGaaatgtagttacatttctgggcaGGCTACGGCGCAGGTACGGCGTCAAtttgatgcacaagtataaatcccactttatTCTCGCGCCTAATTCAAATGTCTGCAGTTGctcataatttatttattcattgtttatAAAGATTTGAGATTGTTGAGCGTTGTCGTTCACAGGGCTGTAGAGGGTAACACTGAGGTCACATCCTCTGCATTTtaatagatatatatttttgttactGTCTAATTTTTTGTGGAAATCAGGTGTAGTCTGCCAAGATAGTGATCAGTGACtaaatgacttttattttaaaatgtatgtctgGCTTCAACAGGTGTATATAATTTTATTTGACATGATTGAAAGAAGATGGTAACAGATATAATATGTGATAAATTATTGATGGTGTACACTTTGCTGTGTTAATGTTTTAAAGTGGCAGCTGTCTTTACTTTTGTGCATATATGTAGCatctaaatgaaaaaaaaagacctaGAGTCACTTTACAAGAGCTGTTTTACACAAAAAATTCTTGATAGCTGTTTTTCATGGAAGACacttgacatgtcacagtaagaaaagcacaggtgtaaataatgagTAACGAAGGCTGAATTTCAtccagctgcttcagtttcagggtcctggtgttTTCACACCAGGGAGATTCATTGTCAATGTCAAAcatgtgcttttcctactatgacaagtcaaaatgtctgctgtgaacaTCTGTCCTTTGTTACACCCAGGTGTAACAGGGCATTTCAATGCTGCATTGAAGATACATGACCCCAGTGTTTCTAAAATCctgtattaaataaaaatgacaatgatTACGCTATGCTGATAGGCTGCTATCATGTGACTTGCATTATCTCGTCTAGATTTGTGCCATTAAATGACAATTACTATTTTTGTATTCCATAATTGTTAATAAATGAGCTTTATAACATTAATCCtgtctttttcatgttttatgagCATATGTGGAgggtatatacagtatatatggtcagtttaaacacaagtatgacaacGAGATGATATTATGCACATGCTATTACACTTTTTGTCTTGTACCATAATATATAGTACAGTAAAGTGACTAAGTATTGCAGCGTTTTTTCAGAAATTGGTCTGACATCACAGGTCATCTGTTGACTAGTGCTGCCATGTGGAGAATGTTTATGATCAGAGATGTTCTgaggtttggggacctcagaattgcatatctgctttttgcagatgacgtggttttgttggcttcatcacaccatgacgTCCAGCATACACTGGGACCATTTGCAGCCAAGTGTaaagcagttgggatgagagtcagcacttTCAAAGCCATTGTTCTTTGCCGGAAAACGGTGGGTTGACCCCTccaggttgggagagagttactgcctcaagcgaaggagttcaagtacCACTGGGAATTCATGAGTGTTtatgagtgagggtaaaatggagcatgaAAGGGATATGGAGTTTGGTGCAGTGTCTGCGGTGATGCAGGGGCTGCactgtcccaaccctcacctatggtcatgagctttaggtagtgactgaaagaatgagatcgcggatacaagctgccaaaatgagtttcccccgtggggtggctgggctcagccttggagacagggtaaggagctcggacatccggcaGGAGCTctgagtagagctgctgctccttggcgtcgaaaggggtcctctgaggtggttcgggcatctgatcaggatacCTCCcaggtgcctcctgttagaggtgtttcaggcatgtcccactggtaggaggccccggggcagacccagaacacactggagggataacatatctcatctggcctgggaacaccttggggtcccccaggaggagctggaaagcattgctggggagagggatgtctgtggtgctttgcttggcctgctgccaaGTGGGTAGTACTAAGTTATGTGGTAAAATGCACCATGTAAGCACAACATAAACTGAAACAATAAAACCGTAAACAATGTTTTAGTTGGTGTTGCAGTAGGAGTGGTGCAAACAAATTTGCAAATGCTTAAATCACTACAAACTAATTGCCCCATTGTGAACATGTAGCCCGCTGAAGATCTTGTAACCTGACTGCTTTTCCTGGTTGGTAATCCAGCCTTTCTTGTTATATGAACAGCTAATAAGTGGACTTTTTAGTCAAgctacatattttattttattaagaaATTTTCATTACCTTCCCTTGTCACTTTATTTCATTCAAAGCTTTGTCTGCCATTTTTAGTCACTTTATTCATCTGATgtagtaattttattttatcttttatctattattatatttaatttttattttttctctttaatcttATTCTATATAATGTCCTTTAattttgtcttgtgctgctgtgatacttgAATTTACCCTctgggggatcaataaagtaaatCTTATCTTAAACATAGCCTGAAGCCTATTGGCTGTGCTTGGTATTCCTCCACGCCCATTGGTTGATTCTCCTGTCAGTCGAAGTCAGCGGTCCCCGCCTCTTCCTGTCCGTCAGAGCGTTTGTTTTTATCCGCGGTGTCGTGCAGGTCGTCAGGGAAGTGGTGGGCGTTCCTCCGCGTTCGTTCGCTGACTGTCGATGCCGAGAAGATTTTTCTCCTGCGCGACCAGCTCTCCTGATGTTTCTTCCTACGTTCGTGGAGGACATGCATCATTTTAAGCCCAGTCGAGACAGATTGTACACCACCAGGTGTTGCGGATGTTGCCACGTCCGGACGGGGACCATCATCCTGGGAACATGGTACATGGTACGTAAAATGGTTGATGGTGGGGGTTAGCgagctaatgctagctagcgCTGCCTATCAACTGTGTTAAGTTCGCTAAAGTAGCGAGTTAAATAATGAATGTCAACCAGACTGTGTTAACGCAATGTTAGTTATTATGAATAGTGTTAGCAGCCCCAGTATTAGCTAGTCGCTACTTTTGACCTAGCTAAAACATGCCGAGTTGACATTAACACAACGGTTGCGTTAGCATTAGCCTGCTGGCATTTCAGGGTTGACTAGCTTAGTGTTTGTGTAGATACAACTCCCACAACCTTGAAAATACGTTTCACATAAGGATGCAAAGACAACAAATGTTAGTTACGAGTCTCTGAGTGCGTTATGGAAGTATAAAATACGTGACATTCAAACGTTAGCGCAAATTAACCGACACGGCGCTGACATGCTAACGTAACGGTTGTCATCCTAACAAGCTTGACTATGAAGGAATCCTCAGTCACATGATTTGCTGTGAGGGAGGCATGTCTAACATCTTATTTATGGTGTATACGGTTATTTTGATCATAGTTTTAATTGGAAATCAATATATAAGCACGTTGGAGTATAGTTAACtgtttgctaatgttagcttgtcgTCCTCTGCACACATAGCACTCTCATTCAACCCACAGCTGAATTAATCCCCTCCGTgtccctttcctttttttcatgtcACACAACAGATGTTTCTGGTTTCGCTTGCGTTTCAAAATCctctgagttgttttttttcccctcaaaccACTTGGCTATACTTAACACATACACGTGATCCATGTTCCGCTATTTACACAAAACCATTGCTTTCACAGTGATTTAGCACTTTGAAACCTGATGCAACGTTAGGAAACTGAAAATCAGACACAGCAGCTGGACACAGCGTTACAGTAAGGAGACAGGGGAAGTAAAGAGTTGGTGGTAAATCCTGGAGAAGCTGTTAAAGTGGTGCATGCATTGTTGAGACAGATATCGGCATCAAGAGTGTGCTCAGACTCTGGTTTGCTGGAACAGTGATGCAAAGAAGCTTACATTTGCATACGAGAGGAAATTGTCGTGAATAGTTTGTCTTTTCATCTATGTTTGTTACTTTGGTTTCAAGCCGCTTATCTGTTGCACTAATGATACTTTAATGTTAAGCATTTAAGCTGCTGTTAACAATAGCTGCAAAgaaagcaaaacacaacaggCCTTTTTCCACAGAAGACACTTTGACATATCAcagttggaaaaacacaggtgtCAGTAATGATATTAACGATGGCTGGATGTCATTTAGCTGCTTTGCTTTCAGGGTCCTGGTGCTGTGCTTGCTCGCTCACTGTCACCCTCACTGGGACTCGTCAGTGtcattagtaacacctgtgcttttcctattGTGACAGGTTAAGAAGATGCCTgctaaaaacataaacaagcCCACACTGTTCATCACTTGCACTCACTTTAGTAATAACGTTTCAGTCCTCAGACCTTCATGTGGCAAAGTTAAAATATATTAGGTGTTACACCAAATTCTAACCCAGCCCCTAAATCCTAACCCTTAACCACTCAACAACTTTTagcaggtactgcagctgcccttaaaaagtatgttctGCTGCATGCAGTATGAACACAATCTGGACATACTACTTTACCACAACATTACGACCTGAACTTTGagcctcttgcttttatatctgttaccttggagataaacgGCACTCACCAAATTCGCCAGAGACAAAGATCAAcccagagagctctgctgttgtgaCATGGCATTTTCTGTAGTTTAACTTTAACATTATAACTGCAtagattgtagattctaacatattatataTTTGCGACAGTTAAATTCCATCAGCAGTTCTCTGTCACTGTTATTTTTTATAGTATTTTATAGTCGTCATTGCAacctctgacagctgtcaatcatctcTCGTCTGCTGCACAGAggactgtgggtcagaatagccaaaaaagcatgctggcttgcatactgcaaaattggaccggatgtagtagaacatcctggtatttttagCACACTGCATTTCACATACGGGACATACTAGATCTTCTTCTGGCATAccatatagtatggtagtatgggaattggaacacacacacaaaggtttTTTTAGTGGTTCTGGTACTGTGTCACAGAATCTGAAGGGTCACAGATTTCAGTGTTACATTAAGAGAGCCGAGAGTGTTTGATTCACCCACCACCAAGTCTTTATGATGTGCAagaacttttgtttttacattgctGCTTGCAGAACAGTTTACTTGTGGTATCTGTTGGTCAGACAGATAAAGCTGTTTCCCATAAGACAAGTCTGTCTGTACCAGTGTAGACTCAAAACCCAGGCTACTTGTATTCATCAGCGTTTGAGTCCCCCTGATGTGGCTTCCTCTGccatgtgcctgtgtgtgttgtgtctctgaaTATATGAGTTGTGGTCTTGACAGTTACATTGcctctcgtgtgtgtgtgtgtgttgttagcgTCTTATTCCTACGCACTCTGGTCTGgtggttttaaatgtgcttcatacatatatttgagttgaGTTGGGGATTATAGGCGTTGTGGTGATAAGTGTTTCCACTCTGTCGTACCAGTTTGACTTGAATTATTATCTTCCCTTCACCTAGATTATTAGGATTAAatctcacaaaaatattttatgccTTCCCAACTCTCTCCTCCTTTTAAATTTGTCAGAACACACGAACTGTAAAGGAGCAGCCTGCCCACTACACTTGGCTCCAGTTAAGTCCATCCTACGTCGATAGACATTCTTTGCAGAAGTTGTAGATACGACGCTGATGTTGTTGAAAGACTTGACaataatgtttcattttttagaCGTTCTTGTTCCAGCTTGTAGGTTTTTCATTCCACCTCTCAAAAAGCTACTTTCTCAATGAACACCATTGCCAATAATTTTTTATAGCGTATAACAACTTAAATTTTCTTCCTTTTAGATAACCAGTAGTTTGAGTTTATGCCTGCACATGTAATGTGtctttttcacagtttttacaGTCACGTCTTTGTCTTGAGgaatttatttttcaactgcCTACTGTATCTTGTGAGTGCCGTGCCTGTCAGCGGCTTGAATGCTGGACTGTTCTTGAGTCCTTAAACGGTTCCTCCTCGTGGCTGCATTCCCACATGATGATAAAGTAACCTTGACAAAAAAGGGTGATAATTGTTCATTGTACTGGCGCCCATCTCATCCATGTCTGCACAAGTTGTCTTCTCCACAGTAGTAACGTGAACTGAAAGCAGTGGCTGACTGTGAGCGAGGAATTTGATCTGAAACATAAATCAAAGTctttatagaaaatgtttttcattatgTAAAGGATAAGACATGAAAATTATGGTATGagttctttttaaaaaacattttctgttcctccttcctctcttcaGGTGGTCAACCTGTTGATGGGCATCCTGCTGACTGTAGCTGTGACCCACCCAGAGAACGTGCCCACCATCGACTTGCAGTATGAGGTCATCGACCATTACTTTGCCTCCGACAGGATGTCTGGTAAGCAGTTAACCTACATAAGAATGACTGTAAGGGCGAGcaaagtgcattttgaaaacatgacattttatgGAGTTTATCAAATATTTACACATCAAACAGTCTTTTATGGTATCCGGGTGAAGATGGTTCGCCCGCTGAAACATCACTGAATAAATATCTCTCTGCACTGGATTTAGAGGTGTATAGCTGCTGTTTTCACTAACACATTAGCTGCTGTTATGCCGAGGTTGAACATGTGATTCATCTTCCACAGGGAGCACACCTCCCCGCtgactgcaaaacaaaacaactcatGAGGACAACACAACACTGCTGTGCTGCATGTTGTCTGAAAATGTTGTTACTGGTGCCGTGTCACTGGTGTTTCCTCAAAGATTTATGTTGGTTCCaaggtgtttgtgtttatacGTGCCAGGGCTGGCAGGGACTACCAGAGCGCCTTTTCTTTGGAGCTGGcggttgtttttgttgatttggcTCGGTGAAGGCTTCTTCTTCTGAAACGGTGACTCAGCgggagaggaggggaaacaACCGTGGTGGGCTGACCTTCCCACAGCAGGCACATGCCAGCACGCAGAGCAGCGGAGGTTGTCCGTAGCCCGCAGAGGCAATGTTACCATATTAGTGCTGCTTCATCAGGCTGCACTCATTTTTAATTCAGATCACGTTTAGAAGTTATTTAATCAATATAGAGATAACTTGTGAAGTTTGATTAGGTTGAGTGTTGTCTTTTATTATAGTTAACTACAAAATGACAGATATTCTCTGGTTGCAGTCTCTCCTCTAATTTTCTAGTCCTCTTTAACTTATGTGGAAGCAAACAGAATATCTTTGTCTTAGGaaaactgacattttactgaCCAAATATTGCTTTAAAGAATACTTTACCTGTAAAATGACTCACCCTGTGTTAAGTTAAATTcatgaggaaaactttgtttttcttgcatgtctccacggtgaacgaagaatccaaaaaggacaaaaatagaacttgtgcagtataattgATGTCTTATTTATTCAGCCGTGTGCtctgcattttcactaaaaacgTTATACTATATAAAACACTTGTGCTCTGAGCGTGCCTGAAAGAACAAacgttttcttcatgaattcaaggtaacacacagtgagtaactgatatac is part of the Epinephelus fuscoguttatus linkage group LG11, E.fuscoguttatus.final_Chr_v1 genome and encodes:
- the LOC125897508 gene encoding syndecan-2-like translates to MRIPLTASLLLTLGLIHPVHMSLHSPPEDLEGSGYDLEGSGSGSGDWSEQGEAKTIKDQTSSKDVRISAVKAGGGNKNTLHHSSAQNFDNMLRDSGSFIVFENSKSFMDNKEIFAAVIAGSVTGVALAVALAALLIYTWQKKDNGGYVLGKQRASHEDYHRSNREGVIV